TTATTATGTCACCGTACAAGTTGTCACTTGGTGACTCTtatgatttaggcctacatgatcgGTATACCGACAAATATTAGACTGTAAAAGTACGTCATACAGGGTGCCCCTGAAAGACCTGTATTGTCAGGAACTGAACCCCTAAACCAAATAAACCTAAACAACCGACGTGGTTaaagaatatatcagctatcacatacttttcgaattttgacaattgaccgctacgtttttgaaataaaacaattttacgaaactacttcattttcaatccgttccacggagtaaaatatctatcaatgacaatagacgcctcatgcgctgatgatgcatAAAGCACTgcaaatacagatcatcgattgatatttgaatcgtggaaaggcttgaaatgAGAGAGTTTCGTAACATtcctatatttcaagaacggtgcggtcaattgtcaaaattaaaaaaatatgcgatcgttagctgatttattcctcaaccacaccagttatttagttatgtttaattATGGCGTTAAAGTGTCaatacaattaagtttctgacgatacagttctttcagggacaccctgtagaccaTAGCTAGGATGTATTGtgttgtgcttttttttttacttcaatcaTTATGATATAGAAAATGTGAACAACTAACAAAGGCTAATTACTGCACCACGATTGGACTATTAAGGCACCGCATACAGTTTGGTCCTATATTGTTATCGGTACCCCGTTAGGTACCGATGTCTTTTTTTATCGTGCCCAGGAGCTGCAATAAATCAAGTATCTTAATGAGCTATACTATTACTATATTAATAGTGCTATCACTTTCATAATAAACGATGACATTATGTAAATGTTCAGtgtacgatagaaagagccatcgccCGGATCCATCGGTACCTTGTATCGATGCACCGATAGCGCTATGTAACCAATCTAAAAGTGGTGCCTAAAAACTAACCTTAATATGAGAACACATGCAGCAACTAAAGCATACGGAACCAGAGTACCTGCAGCCACGATGTTAACTAAAGCTTCAATATCCAACATTAAACCAAGTACACCTAAATGGTATGCACAAATTATGTATCAACTTGAGAAAAAAGTCTTTTAGAAATAGTTTCCGATGACTTACGTATACTTTGTAATGTTCGTGATCTCTTTACTTTAAGTTTTCTATTTacaggttaataactgcgcatcggttatttggagggcattgtgtaAGATCTATAACTTtacctttggaaccgaggaatattctgaggtccaaagccaaatgtttagatttttcacaatgctcgacatattaccgatgcaaagttattaacctcatttttCACACAAAATAACACTGATTGTCTACAGGACACCACATAAAAACTTGCaaaaccttttttgttttaattttgtgataCAATGTAGCTTGCAGCAGCTGTAAGCAAAAGTGGGTAACATGTTTTGGAATTATTGACCTAAAACAAAGTAAATGCAATCAAATCGACTTCCTATAAGTACACTATGGGCCCTATAATTGtcttttgtttttatctcaaaCCAACAGAGGGACGTACCAAATGTAAATACGTGTCAACTCATATGGATCTGTAATCGATAAATTTGAGCTAAGATGTCCCCGAACAAACTTACCAGATAGAGTCCCGCACACCAAGCAGGCAAAGATTGGTGTTTTGGATCTCTCGCTGACCCATCCTAAACAACTGTACAACAGACCATCTGAAGCCATAGCATAGATATAACGAGGCATCGCAAATATacagccgaacaaactttaaacaAATGAAACAAATCATTACTGCTTGAAACTAAAATAATCAGATTGTGTATGAAGTATTATCAAGTGGTCACtattatagtctatatatctacctctaatcaccggcactagctttgaagttcagcgtatgctgcgttggcttagcattGTTtattgcgtgtacatatgcgacATGTTGCTCGAGCGCGAAAAAAGTATGtgcacgcaccaagtaacgctaagctaacgcagagcATGCTGAACTtagactggaggtagatatagactataaaaagtggCACCAAAACCGCCAAAATTTGCTGAAAGTGATCATTTTGGTACGACGTCCGCGCTTCCTTATTTTCGAGCCTTCCACATCAGCTTTTGATAATGCCTTTGAACAATGTACCTGCTACAGATATATAACACATTCAGCTTGTTCGACACGCAATCAACGTAACAGCTACACCCGGATTATAACTTTCAATGGGCTATAATAGAGTTTTGTGCAGTAGACTATAAGCTGAAGTTATAGTCCATCGATGAGCGATTTGTATTTGTGCAATAAGGTGCGGCTTTCCCAATGCAACAAAATGCGCTCTACCTCACACAGTGtgatcgccccgatatcttcatggcagaaatcgccatgatggtagctcgaatccactagttcttcaacagccacgcatggccattttctTCCGACCTGtataatagttttgagactatgAGGCGCGGAacctccgactaaggctattgacaattgaCCTCTGTGGAggtcagtgagcctggtacgtcatctgctttagacATCCTCCACCAGTGATCTACGCTACGCCAGTATTGTGTTATGTTCCGTAAaccgagtgtttacgaatgagggcagctgtcatatttttgttctgcacatacaaaatctgaatttttgtcaatttttgatttcaaaacgcacggttgaaGTTCAATACGCTCACTCAAgattatcatgttctttcaacacatatattcaagtgcaagccttacaattgacGTCTTTGAAACCAAAAATGACGGGaggtattcatcattttctaccccggtatctaaAGATCTCATcatctgaaaatcaatacacgTATATCGGCTTGCATatagcagatacacgtgtattgatttagtttccctgcctgtacaatataattatttaccaggcatTGTCGCTGTGCCTCATTGGCTAAATTTCAATCGCTATCGTTCAACGATGTAGTATAAATGCAGCTTTAGGGTTTGGATTGCTGTTATATAGGGTTAGAGTTTACCGCGTCGAACAAGTGTAGTTGGTAACAAACGAAGGACATCCATATTTTACTTAAGGCTGTACCTTGTAATGAGACCACAAATTCCTCCTAGCGTAACAATGTACGTGGCAAACCACCACCCTACACTATCAAAAGCGACTGGTAGAGGGGCTGCTTCATCTAGGCTATAATATGGCAGCATCAGTGTGAGCACAGCAGATACTCCAAAGTACGCAAGGAAGACGATGAGCAAGGAGAGCATCGTACCAAGCGGAATGTTGCGCTGTGGTTTCTGAGCTTCTTCACCTGGTATAAATAATTAGAGGTAAATATCTATTGCAAATCATTGATAGAATATTAAAATGTACTACTTCAATTGTAGACATTATTTGGTATtaccattaggcggaggcgccgtgtTTAGCGTTAGGTTTGGATATTTAAATATTCTTTATTTTCCATTCATCCGGTATTTCCGGATGGAAAATTgaagaataattataattaaatatccaaacctAACGCTAAACACGGCGCATCCGCCTAATGGATAATTGCTATAACATAATCAACTTCTACTGCTAAAGCTATGATCAGAAATTATATCTTAATTTTGTTTAGTTGGTTTTGGATGTTTGGACACCTAATGATACGATTAATAACATAACTGCACCTGTTTGTGAGATAACATCGAATCCTATAAACGCATAGAAACACATAGCAGCACCAGCAACCACGCCGTTAAACCCATATGGAAAGAAACCTCCAGTACCGTAGATAGGACAGTCCGCATCAATGGTCTCGTTTCCTATGATTCTAAGAGAAATATATTGTTAAGTGTCCCATTTAAGCCAGACcatccacagcaacgccctcaattttttttcgaaattaGCATTAAAAACCGGGTTATCTACCAATATATTGATAGGCAAACTGCCGGGTCAGACATTCACCCAGATTTTGTTGATGGCGCATTATTCTTCGGTTCCCAAagcaaaatatttcacaataatcTCAAAACAAAGCAATCACAGAAAAAAATCCAGAGTCATCAGTAAAGGGTCAACATTTCATCTGGGACCACTTGGTCCTATATTTGTAACAGACTGTTCCATGCACGAATTGGACTCCTCAGTCATAGTGATTGTTGTCATGGACGTCATCATCTTTCATGACGAACCAATAAATGACAACCttgatgttttgatcaagttatAGCTAGGATGTCTGAGATCCAATTCGGAAGAATATGAAGTAGTGTCATTTCATTTATGTTTTGTGCTATAATACGAACTAGAATATTTTGCTCGTTTCGTACATCATACCTTTCACATGGTTCTGTTGGTATATCAGAAACCGGAATGGACCAATTACTCCCATCTATCTTGAATAATCCACAGATGATAATATATACGATAACGTACATATTAAGACCAGCAAATATATTGTTGAATGTTGCGGATTCCTTCACTCCAAATATCatcaaaactaaataaaaatggaagaacatttatttgcataattaaacTTTTTCATCAACACGTATAATAGTCATACAACAAATGCAAAACCACTCACTCACAACTTTATAATCCAATTGCATTACCCATAACTATATCCGACGACCTCAACATTTTCAAAGCCCAAAAGGGTTTGGCGATCCAATTCATTGGGTCGTCTAGTATTCCATGAAGAAAATTCTGAAACACCATGGTGACGCCACCAACAAAAGCgccatactccacaacttgaggtcatatttgAAACTTACGCTACACAATTCCAAATGTAGTAAAAGTTACATCATTCCCCCATCGCACCAGTTCTTTAGCACAATGTGTGTGTGTATTATAATAACACATTTGATGTAgaaggtacaaaaactcatattccaaaactggaggtcaaatttgagcaatgaTTGGTATAATGTTGGTGAAAGATATTAGTAGCTTAGCCGAGATGGTGTCACTTCTTCCTATTGCTCCCGCCGAGAGGtatactgctgcccagctacttcattggtactctaaGTACCCGtgtgggtactctagagtacacacATCGGAATGACACTGCAAGAGTAGCCACGTAGTCTCTGGGTAGCAGTTTACCTCTGGGGTCAGCAGTAATAGGAATTTGGTAGTATACTCACAAGCGAAGAACAAACAGAATATCAGAGCCAGGAAATCTGGAAAGTCTGCGAGTCCTGGATGGTCCATTGGAAAATGTGCTGTCATGTAGTTAGTTATACGGTTATCTATTAACGAATCAAGATATGCACTAGTGGCACGCGCTACTGAAGCACCACCTGCAAATAGAAAAGGTACATGGAACGTTACTGCACAGCACACTTTGTTTCATGGATGTGGCTCATTTGATAGTGCATGAAAGAACAGTGATTGAGATTCAATgctaaaacactgatttccaaggaggccctgcatcaAAAAGTACAACATTCTTAAgtgaaaaacaaatttaaaattacatataaatactgtacatacatgtaaataatataaattattttacgaTACAACTTAAAAATTACATATGAGCACACAAATAGATTATGATGCAGATGgaataaacaaaattatgaagAATGAATCCTATGCTTAAATTGAGAGAGGCTCATGGATTCATAATTGCATTTAATATCAGCAGAAAGACTGTTCCAAATTTTAGCAGCACGTGAATTAAAAGTCCTTTTCCCTGCATTAATATTCCATGACACTTCGTGGAGATTAAAGTTGGTTTGACTCCTTGTGCCTTTAGAATGCATGCTATACATGAAATTAAATTGAGATGATATGTAACTTGGAGCCATACCTTTAAGGCATTTGAATATAAGAACCAACATTTGGTTAGACCATCTATCATTTAGTTTGTTCCATTGTAAGATACTCATCATATCATTAACaggtgttctaatatcagcagaCAGGATAATGCGAGCTAATCTGTTATGCAGAATTTGAAGAGTGTTTGAAAGATCAGCACAACAATTTGACCAAACAGAGCTACAATAATCGAAGTTTGGCATGACAAGTGCATTAGCAAGCATGATGAGAGTAtcttttggaacaaaatatttaatacGTCTGATAATACCACAACGTTTagaaatacaagaagacattttaTTAATATGATTTGACCAAGACAAGATAGGGTCAAATGTGACACCAAGGTACTTAAATTCTTCGACACGCtcaatgttatcattattataatatatGTGAACATTTTTGAACTTTTCTAATATATGACGAGTACCAAAGACCATAAACTTGGTTTTCTTAGCATTTAAAGTAAGATTGTTActcttgaaccaatcagcaataaTATTGAAGTTTGTCTGGAGTTCTGATTGAAGAGTAGAAGGGTCATTAGCAGTACAAAGaagtgtggtatcatcagcatacatggtACATTTACAATTTACAGTATCAGGTAagctatttacaaaaataataaagagaAGTGGACCAAGTATAGATCCTTGAGGAATTCCAATATTGATGTTTTGAAAGTTAGACAGTGTGGAATTTATATTTACAGCTTGAGCTCTATTATTAAGGTACGACTTGAACCACTCTAATACATTACCTCGAACACCATAACAATAAAGTTTCTCAATCAAGAGAGAATGATTTACACAATCAAATGCTTTTTAAGGTCAAGAAAAATTGCTCCAGTAGCACGTCCACTATCCATGTTTTTCAATATATAATCTTCAACATCAATAAGAGTAGTTGCAGTAGAATGATTTGTACGAAAACCAGACTGATTATCTGATAGAATACCAGAGATTGTAAGGTATGAATAAAGTTGATTGTGCACAgatctttcaataattttttttgagATAAGAGGCAAAACAGAAATAGGTCTATAGTTCCCAACATCTAATTTGTCACCAGCTTTAAAGATTGGAGTAACTTTGGCCAATTTCAATTTGTTGGGAACATAGATGTACAAAGTGAAAGATTACAAATATAAGAAAGTGAATGACATATATACGGTGCAGCAAGTTTAAGAAGTTTTACACTAATATCATCAATACCAGTTGACTTGTTGTTAGGAATATCACAAATTTGCTTATAAACAAAATCTGAAGAAATAGAATTAAAGCTGAAAGAACTATCAGAATCTTTGATATTATTGTTAACCTCTGGACAGGAGgaatttccaatttttaatatTTAGGCCAAACTAAGCTCACATGTCGACCTTTAATCTGCAATGTTTTGTTGAcgtaattaaaaacaaatttaaaaagttGACCATTCAAAGAATTATTAGAAATACATATTCCTAttctatttttcttttaaaacattGTATGAGCAGCTGGTTCATTTTCAGATTTCAAATAAGGTCTTCATTTGGTCCCAGATAGATGCAATACATGTAGTTCAATTTAGTTTTCTTATTTAGTTCTTTCATCAATTCATCTCTGTCAACATCCATTGTATACCTCTCGGTTGTTGTATCTGATCAGTAACTCAAACAAAAGATACGAAAACATCTGGCTATTTCGGTTTCGTTCATTATCAATAGCTCTGTTAATCAACAATAACTGAAATATTACCGATGCAATTCTGAAGGAAAAGACTCCAGCCTACAACAAAGGCTAATGCTTCACCTACGGCGATGTACGTGTAGATATATGCTGACCCAGCCTTAGGGACTCTCGCACCAAATTCAGCGTAACATAGTGCTGTCAATATCAAAAATTACAGGAAGAGCAATTTAAACAGCACAAGTAATAAGAATATCATCAGCAATAACATAAAAGTGTAATATATAAGATTCACTTGATTTGTATTTAACATTGTGTATTAGTAAAAATTAGTGTAGCATAATAACATATTCCGTCATGACGCCCTAATAAATGTTGCAACCAAACAGCAACCTTGTCACTTATCAGCAATTGTTCAAATTCCATATTGCTTTTTGGTAATATGCTATAAAATATTATTCCGACTCTAATAATACTGATCACAAAAAGTATCTGTTCATTAAAAACGAGAGCAATATCCAAAAGACACTAAACCAAAATTACCAGATAAAATATAATCAATAGAT
Above is a window of Amphiura filiformis chromosome 7, Afil_fr2py, whole genome shotgun sequence DNA encoding:
- the LOC140156470 gene encoding cationic amino acid transporter 2-like, with translation MIGEIVRPLFRKKQIDPDELGESQLRRCLTLVDLILLGLGKTLGAGVYVVTGQVAKHKAGPAMILSFLVAAVVATLSALCYAEFGARVPKAGSAYIYTYIAVGEALAFVVGWSLFLQNCIGGASVARATSAYLDSLIDNRITNYMTAHFPMDHPGLADFPDFLALIFCLFFAFLMIFGVKESATFNNIFAGLNMYVIVYIIICGLFKIDGSNWSIPVSDIPTEPCERIIGNETIDADCPIYGTGGFFPYGFNGVVAGAAMCFYAFIGFDVISQTGEEAQKPQRNIPLGTMLSLLIVFLAYFGVSAVLTLMLPYYSLDEAAPLPVAFDSVGWWFATYIVTLGGICGLITSLFGCIFAMPRYIYAMASDGLLYSCLGWVSERSKTPIFACLVCGTLSGVLGLMLDIEALVNIVAAGTLVPYALVAACVLILRYEPDEASAAAATILYPRFRIEESKKFTESSLKNILYNMFKPRYHVATGLSSTIVMICVCLLCVCFFAFSALIVFGDGEVWAIALICIFSLFIAILLFIVWKQPQNTIELIFKVPWVPFVPAASLFINIYLLLHMDKRTWIGYAGFMLIGLFIYITYGIKHSKERKTIAICEHEPLLIPNERKTPKQSLSNIDLEMNEENDDGIKLTPDGAVYVNASTPAEYQA